Proteins found in one Pseudomonas mosselii genomic segment:
- a CDS encoding class I SAM-dependent methyltransferase produces MKDVHTAASTGYTRQSSNYEQGRPDYPSALQGWLRDTLGIGAGTPVLDLGAGTGKFTRLLAALAPRLTAVEPVAAMRERFSERLPEVPVLEGTAQHIPLADASQQVLVCAQAFHWFADADALREMHRVLAPGGRLGLIWNVRDETVDWVARITEIITPYEGNTPRFHTGRWRDAFAGSRFSAPQLTTLPHVHEGSPQTVILERLRSVSFIAALPQAEQDRVMARLQDLVDNHPALKGRERVAFPYQTQAYVCQRLA; encoded by the coding sequence ATGAAGGATGTGCACACCGCGGCCAGCACCGGCTACACCCGCCAGTCGAGCAACTATGAGCAGGGCCGGCCTGATTACCCCAGCGCCTTGCAGGGCTGGCTGCGCGACACCCTGGGCATCGGCGCAGGTACCCCGGTGCTCGACCTGGGCGCCGGCACCGGCAAGTTCACCCGCCTGCTCGCCGCGCTGGCGCCACGCCTGACTGCGGTGGAGCCGGTGGCTGCCATGCGCGAGCGATTCAGCGAGCGCCTCCCCGAGGTTCCCGTGCTCGAAGGCACTGCCCAGCACATCCCGCTGGCCGACGCCAGTCAGCAGGTGCTGGTCTGCGCCCAGGCTTTCCACTGGTTCGCCGATGCCGACGCCCTGCGCGAGATGCACCGGGTGCTGGCGCCGGGCGGGCGCCTGGGGCTGATCTGGAACGTACGCGACGAAACGGTCGACTGGGTGGCGCGGATCACCGAGATCATCACCCCCTACGAGGGCAACACCCCGCGTTTCCATACGGGTCGCTGGCGCGACGCCTTTGCGGGCAGCCGCTTCAGCGCGCCGCAACTGACCACCCTGCCCCACGTCCATGAAGGCAGTCCGCAAACGGTGATCCTCGAGCGCCTGCGCTCGGTCAGCTTCATCGCCGCCCTACCCCAGGCCGAGCAGGACAGGGTCATGGCCCGGTTGCAAGACCTGGTCGACAACCACCCGGCGCTCAAGGGCCGCGAGCGCGTTGCCTTCCCGTACCAGACCCAGGCCTACGTCTGCCAACGCCTGGCGTAA
- a CDS encoding sterol desaturase family protein → MLFNLAVLFGTLVAMEGVGTLAHKYVMHGWGWWLHRSHHEPQLGMLETNDCYLLALGLIATALVALGKAGHAPLQWVGAGVAGYGVAYVLAHDGFFHRHWPRAPKPVNRYLKRLYRAHRLHHSVKGRQGSVSFGFFYAPPLRVLKRQLKRRRG, encoded by the coding sequence ATGTTGTTCAATCTCGCCGTGCTGTTCGGTACCCTGGTGGCCATGGAGGGCGTCGGCACGCTGGCCCACAAGTACGTCATGCATGGCTGGGGCTGGTGGCTGCACCGCTCGCACCACGAGCCGCAGCTGGGCATGCTGGAGACCAACGACTGCTACCTGCTGGCCCTGGGCTTGATCGCCACGGCGCTGGTGGCCCTGGGCAAGGCCGGGCATGCGCCGTTGCAGTGGGTCGGCGCCGGGGTGGCGGGGTATGGCGTGGCCTATGTGCTGGCCCACGATGGCTTCTTCCACCGGCATTGGCCCCGCGCGCCAAAGCCGGTCAACCGCTATCTCAAGCGCCTGTACCGGGCGCACCGCCTGCACCATTCGGTGAAGGGGCGCCAGGGCAGCGTGTCGTTCGGGTTCTTCTACGCGCCGCCCTTGCGGGTGCTGAAGCGACAGCTGAAGCGGCGGCGGGGCTGA